GTATGGATATATACTCCCCTTCAGGAATAAGGCAAATACTATCTAAGCACAATTATTTTCTCTCCTCCACCAAGGGACAAAACTACCTTATAGACAAAAATACCTCTCAAAAGATCGTTAAACTCATCAAATCTCTTACTCAAAACAAAACCTACGTTCTAGAAGTAGGTAGCGGACTAGGAGCAATAACACTCCCTCTAGCACAAACATTTGAATATGTAGTAACAGTTGAAATAGATAGAGGGATAGCAAAATGCTTGGAAGAAGTTCTAGAATATTACGGAGTTAGAGAAAAGGTTAAAGTGATAACCAAAGACTTTCTCAAACTACACCCCAGCGATATTCCCCTGATTGACCCTCAAAACACTATATTCGTATCTAACCTTCCCTATAACGTAGCAGGAGAGATTCTAAAAAAGATCATATATGAATACCAAATAGAAGATCTATTTGTGATGGTTCAGAAGGAGTTTTTTGAGAGAATTACTGCAAAACAAGGAAACAGAAACTATTCTTTTGTATCGGTAGTAACTCAGCTAAGCGTAGACAAAATTACCAAATTACTCGACGTTGGTAAAAACTCTTTTTTCCCTATCCCTTCTGTAGACTCAGTGTTTATCAACCTAAAAAGATCTCCACTACCAATCTCAGAAGAAGAAGTTAAAGTCATCCAAAAGCTCTTTACAACCCGAAGAAAAACTATCCTCAACTCAATACATACCCTCTTCAACCACAGTAAAGACATCATAAGAAATCTACTCCTAGACCTCAACATAGACGAAAAAACAAGGATTGAAAACCTACCACCGATAACCATCAAAGATCTAG
This window of the Brevinematia bacterium genome carries:
- the rsmA gene encoding 16S rRNA (adenine(1518)-N(6)/adenine(1519)-N(6))-dimethyltransferase RsmA; translation: MDIYSPSGIRQILSKHNYFLSSTKGQNYLIDKNTSQKIVKLIKSLTQNKTYVLEVGSGLGAITLPLAQTFEYVVTVEIDRGIAKCLEEVLEYYGVREKVKVITKDFLKLHPSDIPLIDPQNTIFVSNLPYNVAGEILKKIIYEYQIEDLFVMVQKEFFERITAKQGNRNYSFVSVVTQLSVDKITKLLDVGKNSFFPIPSVDSVFINLKRSPLPISEEEVKVIQKLFTTRRKTILNSIHTLFNHSKDIIRNLLLDLNIDEKTRIENLPPITIKDLVKNLLKLSSQK